CGTATCatttttttaatgcaaaattacaaataaactTGACTAATATAAACTATATGCAGCTCTATATCAttagtttagtttatttttatattaatattacaatCTACTCTATGCAATGAATTTGCATATCATATACGTTACATATAATAATGTggaaacaaatttaaatattatactatcataaatacattttaaaaaattaaataagagtCGTTCATAAAAATTTGCacctaataaatatattatgataatAGATTTATTGTGAGTCTTTACTAAATACAAAAGTTAAAATGAACATTTTTCATTCAAGTAAAGATGTAGCAACTggtataataaaaatattacaattacaTATTAGCAGTTTAtatgcataaaattatatattatttaatatttacatttttatattttatagatataatgGATAAATTTATTAGCACAAAATAGTAAAATGGTGGTCAGTTTAAGAgaaacaattatataaatataaataaactagAAAACTACACATCCTATTTTTAATCCttcgtaaaataaaatttatgtatcattaaatcttcatattttaaaaactattaccaaattaaattaaataatcagtATAGAAAAAAGTTAGTAAGAAATACAAATTTAACCAACAAcagaaaaataactaaaataaagaCTCTACGTACAAATAGTTGTGCATGTGAAGAAACACCAATGCCCCAAGATACAACCAAACGTATAAACTCAGAATACAAATAAATTCTTATTTAAGGCAAACCTTCATGGCTAATAAACGAATCATTCAACGCAGAGGAAATCCAAATCCCTTGCAAAGAACATAGAATATAAAAAGAAGCTATCAGATAGATCATCCTCACAATCACCAACCTTCGTTTATTTCCCCAGTAAAATTAGAATTAAGAGGCAGATTTTCAGCAATATTTGCTTATATGTTGCATTCTTTGATATTTAAATAATGGCAGTAACTAAGGAAGGTGGACCAACACACTTCTACGAGGAAATCGAACCCTTTTGTCGATGGAGGAGAACGGAAGACGTCGACATAGTTGAGCTACATCTTCCTTCAGGTACATCAATTAGTGAGTTTATAACAAaacaacaatatttttaaaatatcttcttatgttaagaaatattatcattaccataactaattaattttaataaatattagtatttcCATAATTAAgtaacttaataaaaatatatatgaaaatatctatCTTCTAActtgaaaacaataaaataataacacaTATTTTACTACTATTGTAAACATTAAGCTGATAGTACCTGATAACTGTAAGATCTAGAAACTTTGTGACCAAAAAAAGGGTAAGATCGAGAAACTAATAATCAGGTAAAATATGTCTTTGcttcattttttaaatcatttaaaatctACTAACAAAGCTTTAGACCATCGATTACAATTTTCTATCAATAAAAAGGGAACTGGTGTTTGTATAGGTCTGAAGAAAGAGCAtcttaaaatacaaattagCAACACCGGTATACTAACAATAACAGGAAGCTGTCCTGTGGACAAAACCAAATCAATCAAGTTTAGCAAAGAAACAAAAGTTGCAAAAAATTGTAACAGAAATGAGATTCGTGCCAAGTTCTCAAAGGGAGTTTTATATGTGACAATGCCAAAGACAAGCCCCACAGCTTTGTCTCCTTTTCTTGGTTCTAAGGGAAACACATCAGGAACTCGAGACAGTAAAGCGGATGATGATGGGAGTAATATAGAGAAGTGTGGACGTGAATCTCATAGTAAATTTGGCTCATTGAGGGAAAGACTATGGAGGAAGCCAATCATTGAGGGTGTGGCAGCCGTGGTGGTTGTGGTTGTTGCTGTTGTAGGAGCGGTCAAGGCCTACCAATGTGTTATTGCATCACCTGTTTGATCATGTTTCAATAATTCTACATTGTTTCCAATggtataattaaataaataaatgcgTTGTTTACTCTACAGAATGTGTTATTGCATCAGCaatattctttcaaaaaaaagtatcatcagcagtttaaaaaaaagtatcagCAATATTGATTCATTTTTGTCAAGTGATTATCTAATATACAACTAATAACTAATAAGTATATAATTCCAAGAAAATTGAGTTGTGATGGGACaaataaataaccaaactaAAGTTTAAAGAACAAAATACTTTTCATTGTATTAACCTTTGAATACCGTCAAAGGGCCAAACCAATAAGAACTTAAACTTTTGAGATCTCATTACTTTTTGGGATACGTCTTTGTCTTTGTCCTCATCTGAACTCAACATTACCTGGTTTTGGACCTACAACACGATTTAATTAGTTTctcttattttagtttttttcctcCGACATATTTTTTTCCTATGTTATGGTTTACAAAAAGCGACAGATACTGGATccactaaaaataattaatatatgaatttCAGTTCTAACTCATAACAAGGAATGAAGATAACGatgattttccaaaaaaaaaaatagtaattcatattttcaatttGTTCCAGGTCTATtgtatattcaaataaaaagaagatcATTTTATTCCTAGTCTATTGCCAAAAACACTCGTAGAGTGTCGGAAATTTTTCTTGTTGGGCCTTCTACCCGTAAAACTAGTATGATGCAGCCTGAATCAAAATTTAATCAgaacatctatatatataaaagagagttgaatctctcctgctgacacatcagcGTCCACGTCAGAAATTAGAAGTCTCACGAGTTGACACATCAGATACGCACCATATCACTTAAACTTTGTTCTCTCGAAATGGGCTTCGCAGTGGGCTTCGTCCAGCGCAAATGAAATGCTCTTCGGCACTAGGCCCATCGACACTGTTCTACGGAATCCCTAAACAGATGTTCTTCTTCGTGTTCTTCGTCTGTTTTCATTTGGCGCTGAGACTTTCTAGATTCTGTAACGGTGTTTGTGGTTTAATCTTAAATCGTCTTTATTCTCCATCCCACTACGAATCAACCTATTGCGCTCTTCGTCTGCTAgatccttatatatataaaccttcgATGCGTCGTTTCCGGCAAAATCTATAATCTTCCGGAGATCGcgatctcttcatctctctgaaAAAGGCAGTGTCTTGTGGGGTTAGCAAGCTATTCGTCGGCGAGCAGGTGAGGCCAGCGACCATTGGCATTACCCGGAACAACCACAACTTCAAGCTTTCTGACTATACAATGTCCATACGCTTATGGGTATTCTCGAACCTTggatatattatcaaatatataagatactccaatttttctttttcttttccagcttTAAAATACTCCAAATTTTGTGAGGCTCATAATCCGTTCgtggaatataattatttattttatggttatagtttaacttgcaaatgtatgattataaatacaaacaaaagtaatttaaaaatatatattatatttaactatgttttcacaaatgaaatttctataagttctatatgtattaatgcttttaaaaatattaataaactttaatataaatataaatcactgTTATAGAATAACTTACAAAATCCAATCAAATGACATAGAAGATTAATCTTATTTCTTCTAAGAATAGGAATAGATGAAgtagaataaaaaaacttatatgatgtataaatctttataattacACATTGTGAATGATATAGATGATATAAAAGGGAAAAACATTGACAATAcaagttagatcaaatataaataaacaaataaaacatatttggatattctcatttctaaaataaaactataatgtATAGGAAAATTGGtcaattgtaataaaattatgttttcatcaaactaaaaacccacaacaaaaaatataaataataattataatagtatggtctcacaacatatacatcaaataaaaattagaacacatcacattaaaataagtatatattaaatgttaaacaaaataaaaataaacattttaaactaaatatttatagtatacatatatagatataattatgtttaaatattttaaaaatatataactggtcCGGATCCGGATATACATGCCTAAAATTTCAGTATCCAGatcttaatgtttttaatttgtatattagccgttgaaattattttatagttcacatcccgcccgtagggcgggccgaccctagtctttatatataaaaaaacctTTTCATCCCTCCTGTTGTGCCACATCAGATTCCAGCTCAGAAATTCGAGCTTCCAGGAGTCGACACGTGTCCGAGTAAGCAAAGTGCACCGTTTCATTTAAAGATATGCGTGTGGACTTTCTGCTAATCCTCATAATTAGAGCCCAAAAGAAAAAGCCCAAGTCTGATTATTCACATAAGTCGCTATagggtttctttcttcttccaagtctgatatttttttctgcGTTCTCTCATACCGTCAACGGTGATTCGATGAGATCCGATTCGATGACCGAAACGAGATGGAGAACTCTTCGTCTGTCTCCACATGCGTCGTTTAACTTTCTTTTTCACTAAACCAAAACCGTCCGAGTTACAGATTCAGCGCCATCATCGCCTTCTTAACTCACATTTAGCACGATCTTGACATTGATTGTGCCTTATGTCGGTctattatttatctataaaagGTTAGTCTTTTCACTTGAAAGACATTCTCACAATCTGTGAAAACACAAAAATTTTCTTTCTGATTTGAAATCTGGTGGCTGCTCCTCCAACGTCAGATTCTGGGAAGCCAAGAATGTGAAACATGGAGTGGAACTGATGTATCTTGATGTGCTCTTACTGGATTTAAAGGTAAATCCATTCTTAAACTCATGTTCAAAGTGCTTTTTAATCGATGTTAGAAGTGTTCTTAAGATTCTGTTAATAGtctttttatgttattaaatGATGTTCATAGTGTTCTTAAACTATACATTATGAAACTGTTATGTACGTATTAGGTATGAAATTTTTTCTCAATCGATTTCTATCTGTTATTTTGAGATTTGAAAGTAGGATGTATAtcatttagtttgtttttaagTTCTTTTGTCATAGACTAAATTactttggatatatatatataggatatGCAGGCTTACTCCTTATGTCAGATCCCCAGCTTAGGACGACCTCGATTTTTTTCCCCAGTAGGTTAGTTGACGATTAACCTATTTTAAATTGTGTTGCGGAGAATTGATAGTAACAGGAATTTGTTGCACGAGATCACTAGACTTTCACCTAAGCAAAGATAAGCTCTTTATTAGTTCTCTTGACATTTCATTAcgagaaacaacaaaaaaagtcTATGGACTAAATCATCAGGCATCTCCTTATACTATCTATGTACCTAATCAGTTTAGAATTCTGCTGATTATTAGGAAGAAGTATACTCCTTGATAGAGTAATATCAATATTCAATATTTGTATATCTGTGTTTTGTCTAGAATTAGTCTCTTCAATTGGTTCAAAGTGCTTTTCTTCATATTGATCATATAAGTTGGAAGCTTAATTAAATCTATTATATTGGCTCCGTGTTTGATTATCTTTCCTCTAGGCACTTCTTTTCCGGAGACATTCAGTCCAACATTGCTCCCGTAAGTAGTGAACCTTACGCCATAACAACAGTAGGAGGTACCAAAGCTGCAACAAGCTCTCACGCACGACCACATGGTGCAGCCTTCATAGCACTGAGGTTGATGTCTTATATGCCATGCCATGAAATGAATCTCACATGTCATAAGAGCTGCGTTGTTTTTCCTATATTTTCTTCCTTCTCTGCAATTTAATTCTTGCTTGGTTTCCTCCCTCTTCAATCCAAGGGACAAGGAACTGGGTTGGTCGGTTACATTTGAATGAAACTTTCAGCAATGAAAATGGTTTCTCACACTCGGAttaccaaaagaagaagaaggctctCTCTCAAGTTTACACCGCAGGCAAATATTCTCTGatgttttaatgatattttcagAGATGATGATtctgatcaaaaaaaaaaagaggcaaTCATTCAAAGGAGGCAATCATTTGGATGGTGATTCTGATCAAAACCTGGATTGGATCGGCGATCTTTAATAGGTGGGAAGGACATGAGAAGCTATAGATGAGAAAGGTCCAGAGATTCGTATTTTTTAATATGCAAATGAAATACATGCATTAATATGTATGCGAAGATTCTAATTTTCCAAATTTATTTTCAGATTCCTGAGCgtactatatatttttagattccAATTATTACAAgcgaaactttttttttctttagtgttttttttcttctaatgtACCAATTTGCATAGTCAACTACTCTCCTTTGcttaaatgttttttcttttgaacaacGTTGTTTTGGTTTACATAATTCCTATTTACGGATGTTATTAGCTAAGTGAAAAATGTTTGAATGTGAGAAGTGAGATTCTCAGCAAGTGAATGTGAATACGTTGTTACAATATAATAAGAAAACGGAGTCGTACTAATATTTACACGCCTGTTTCTACCTTTCAAAACATCTTTTTGTGATTtggtaaacatatatatttcattGAGTAAACTATATTACACTCatattaattaactaattagtATATCTGCCAACCATGATAAATCaatgtttattaaaatattaaaccaaaactgtagtaaataataaagaagaagaaaaactttATTTGAGATAATATGTTGGAGACACCGTGGGACGTGGGTGTGAGATCTTTCTTAGCACGGGTTGTGCTTAGCCTTGCCATGCTTACATACGCCAATGCTTcttctttttacattttctaaatattatcaTTCTTTTATATACGTCTTTGATACAAAAGATCTTACAAGATAATCGGCCATAGCTGCAAGAtcttatatatgtgtgtgtgattatattatgtaaatgtaaataaatttaattgaaaatgtataaaagatagtttacacataatacaaaacaaacatTTAAAACTATTGCTAACAAgcatatatatcttattatatataattctttctcacctaaaattttctaaaagacAAAAAGTCATTATTATACACATCTCttacaaatgaaaagaaaaatataaatcacaaaatcataaaaataataacttagaTCATAAATATacgggcgggccgaccctagttcagatataatcttaaatattcatagttttaacattaaaacttaatgaaaattttatgtaaCCGATATAAATTTCACGTAAGAATCTCTCAGATAACCAAATCAAGTGGAACATAGTGTTTTAGAATAGTAAGGAAAGAGATTTGTATAGTTCATCTTCGAGACGAtccttttaatagtttttttcttcttctcattttcTACAAATCCCAACACCGATCCAAGAAGATGAACTAACTAAGTTACCCATCCACAAGGGTTCATTTGGATTCTTCTCAAAGCTTGAGAGCGAAAGCAAACCCAACATTGGCACTCTTCTCGATCGACATAGATTATGTGGTAGTACGTACGATGCATTCAGTTTGTCACCTTTGTCCTTccttgaaaaaataatttaaggaAATCACAACGATCAATAAGAAAATCTGAATGTTCAATGAAGCATAGGAAAAACAAACTTGTGAAATCTAAGAGTTTCAATCATAACAGTTTAACCTCGAGAGTTTAAACAAagttatatcatcaacataaaaCTATCGGACTACTTGCAAATCTTACTTATGTCATTAACAATGGACAATCAGCGTATAAGAATCAATAAGCAGGAGACAAAATACATACCTCAATGTTTTCTTCTGTACGCGTAGACGTAGTCGTTGCGATGGTGGCCTATAACTGAGAAGCTTT
This genomic stretch from Raphanus sativus cultivar WK10039 chromosome 3, ASM80110v3, whole genome shotgun sequence harbors:
- the LOC108846030 gene encoding uncharacterized protein LOC108846030, whose protein sequence is MAVTKEGGPTHFYEEIEPFCRWRRTEDVDIVELHLPSGLKKEHLKIQISNTGILTITGSCPVDKTKSIKFSKETKVAKNCNRNEIRAKFSKGVLYVTMPKTSPTALSPFLGSKGNTSGTRDSKADDDGSNIEKCGRESHSKFGSLRERLWRKPIIEGVAAVVVVVVAVVGAVKAYQCVIASPV